The Halodesulfovibrio sp. MK-HDV genomic interval TGCCATCCATTCTTGTGGAACTGGGGTATTGTTCAAACAAGACAGAAGCAAAGCGATTACGAAACAATTCGTACTTGAACCTGTTGGCAGCAGGCATTGCTAATGCATTGAGTACCTACAGACATAATTTGAAGAACTATGCAGCGATGTAGCTGCTGGTAAATAATACGAGGCAAGGTCGATTTCTCACTGACAGCACATAGAGTTTTTGTGTAGTACTGACTTTTGGTAAATTAGTGCTGTAATATGGGGTTTATTTTATTTCATAGCAGACAATTTACTTTGGTAGCGCAGCGTATGCCTCGTACTATACCTGCTGTTACTGATTGAGTGGCAAGAACGCGCAAGTTCTTGACTGCGGAATATGATGAAGCTATCCACTCAATTCTCTTGATAGTTTTTATTGATGGTTAAATGATTAACATGTTGTTAAGTAACGAATTTTTTTTAGGAGCATTCAATGCGTAATATTCTTTTAGCGGTAGTGGCTTGTACCTTCCTTTTTGCTTCACCTGCAGTAGCTGCAAAATACGGTGAAGTTGACTTTGGAGTCATCGCTAAAGATTCTGAACCAGCATTGGCAATCACCAAAGCTATGAAGCAGACCTTTGGCGCTGAAGACAAGAAACTTAGAGACGATAAAGTTGCTTTTGATGCAAAAGTAAAAGAATTCAGCGTTCAGAGCCAGGCTCTTTCCGAGGACGCAAAGAAAGAAAAAATCACAGTACTTCGTAAAGAAGAAAGAGCTCTTGCTCAGCGTCAGCAGCAGTTCGTACAGCGCGCACGTGCAGCAGAACAGTCTGCTCTTCGTGATATGTCTGCTCTTATGCTTGAAGCTACTCGCGAGTTCGGTCAGAAAAACGGCTACGAAATGATCATTGCAAAAGC includes:
- a CDS encoding OmpH family outer membrane protein, with translation MRNILLAVVACTFLFASPAVAAKYGEVDFGVIAKDSEPALAITKAMKQTFGAEDKKLRDDKVAFDAKVKEFSVQSQALSEDAKKEKITVLRKEERALAQRQQQFVQRARAAEQSALRDMSALMLEATREFGQKNGYEMIIAKAQGAVLYIKKPVDVTKQVMVVVNRLYRAKLEKIKAAQKKAKK